From Mycolicibacterium cosmeticum, a single genomic window includes:
- a CDS encoding APC family permease → MSVTNSGGQPLSGDNAHLRVLGYEEKFDRKIGMWSNFALGFLYLSPLVGVLSMFTQALTTAGPPSILWLVIAAFGQLLVAMVFGEIVSQFPIAGGLYQWARRLWNGPYAWIMSWIYIAGVVVGCTTTAMFSADFVLALFNPDSNISSTPLQKLIIATIVVVICVFLNSTGSKTLATIAKVGLAAELAGIIVVGLYLLIFARKNDFSVLFNTFGTGGDGDYMSAFVTAAIIGLVLYYGFEACGEVAEETPNPSRSIPRSMMLTVVLGGAAAMFAFIGYILAAPNLAAIVAGDVANPITAILTDNFGEVGTKVFLVVALTSFLACVMGQQAAGGRLIFSFARDDMFPGAHIFKKISSRKIPLNSTILVASLCFCLFLLLYFLPDALFRVAAFQMLAGYFAFQMVVLASIRARAKGWKPGGQWTLGKWGWPVSIGALTYGVLSMIVLARPNGDPSLHFADRWIALIGFLVVVAVGVIYMVVAKPYRKSTAPEGDAIEIADILRKHRAQHDMAAFAEEVPLAEPTPPVAQPHHRRADREEVGAAD, encoded by the coding sequence ATGTCAGTGACCAACTCCGGAGGGCAACCGCTCTCCGGTGACAATGCCCACCTGAGGGTGCTGGGCTACGAAGAGAAATTCGATCGCAAGATCGGCATGTGGTCGAACTTCGCGCTCGGCTTCCTGTACCTGTCACCGTTGGTGGGCGTCTTGTCGATGTTCACCCAGGCCCTCACGACAGCGGGTCCGCCGTCGATCCTGTGGTTGGTCATCGCCGCCTTCGGGCAGCTGTTGGTGGCCATGGTGTTCGGCGAGATCGTGTCCCAGTTCCCGATCGCGGGCGGCCTCTACCAATGGGCGCGGCGGCTGTGGAACGGTCCGTATGCCTGGATCATGTCCTGGATCTACATCGCGGGTGTCGTCGTGGGCTGCACCACCACGGCGATGTTCAGCGCCGATTTCGTGCTGGCCCTGTTCAATCCGGACTCCAATATCTCGTCGACCCCGCTGCAGAAGCTGATCATCGCGACCATCGTGGTGGTGATCTGCGTGTTCTTGAACTCGACGGGTTCGAAGACGTTGGCCACCATCGCCAAGGTGGGATTGGCCGCCGAACTGGCGGGCATCATCGTGGTCGGGCTGTACCTGCTGATCTTCGCCCGTAAGAACGATTTCTCGGTGCTGTTCAACACCTTCGGTACGGGTGGCGACGGCGATTACATGAGCGCCTTCGTCACCGCGGCGATCATCGGCCTGGTGCTGTACTACGGCTTCGAGGCCTGCGGCGAGGTGGCCGAGGAGACCCCCAACCCCAGCCGGTCCATTCCACGTTCGATGATGCTGACCGTGGTACTCGGCGGCGCCGCGGCGATGTTCGCCTTCATCGGCTACATCCTGGCCGCACCGAACCTGGCAGCCATCGTCGCAGGCGACGTCGCCAACCCGATCACCGCGATCCTCACCGACAACTTCGGCGAGGTCGGCACCAAGGTCTTCCTGGTGGTCGCGCTGACGTCGTTCCTGGCGTGTGTCATGGGGCAGCAGGCGGCCGGCGGACGGCTGATCTTCTCGTTCGCCCGTGACGACATGTTCCCCGGCGCGCACATCTTCAAGAAGATCTCCAGCCGCAAGATCCCGCTCAACTCGACCATCCTGGTCGCTTCGCTGTGCTTCTGCCTGTTCTTGCTGCTGTACTTCCTGCCGGACGCGCTGTTCCGGGTGGCCGCCTTCCAGATGCTGGCCGGCTACTTCGCCTTCCAGATGGTCGTGCTGGCATCGATCCGGGCCCGCGCGAAGGGCTGGAAACCCGGCGGTCAATGGACGCTGGGCAAGTGGGGCTGGCCGGTCAGCATCGGTGCCCTGACCTACGGTGTGCTGTCGATGATCGTGCTGGCCCGCCCCAACGGCGATCCGAGCCTGCACTTCGCGGACCGCTGGATCGCCCTGATCGGCTTCCTGGTGGTGGTCGCCGTCGGCGTGATCTACATGGTGGTCGCCAAGCCCTATCGGAAGTCGACCGCGCCCGAGGGCGATGCCATCGAGATCGCCGACATCCTGCGCAAGCACCGCGCCCAGCACGATATGGCCGCCTTCGCCGAAGAGGTACCGCTGGCCGAGCCGACACCGCCGGTGGCGCAGCCCCACCATCGCCGGGCTGATCGCGAGGAAGTCGGCGCCGCGGACTAG
- a CDS encoding LacI family DNA-binding transcriptional regulator: MVTMKDVAKAAGVSQASVSYAYSGSPRVSETQRHHIFAVAAELGYTGPNIAGSFLRSGRIGAVGVLVPGPLANAVEDPSTALLLKGIVEVGELADVALTLLPVARPDAPEPTARPATPAVLRGLVDGVVMHCLPNDHEVVQAIRSRGLPAVAIDSPRLPHLPYVTADHRQGGTDQMNHVLTQGHRRIAVLTDRIGGRHFPGCRSLAQVPMVAETYLAERFTGYRDALLAHAVDAAAVTVIEAPDIDMASGMAAAAELIACARPTAVVTTSDVHAAAVLKVLRGLGIAVPREVSVIGFDDAPIADLLGLTTIRQPLEDKGRTAAQMLLDVIAGHQRRRSVKPVELVVRNTTGPVVG; the protein is encoded by the coding sequence ATGGTCACCATGAAGGACGTCGCCAAGGCCGCCGGCGTGTCCCAGGCGTCGGTGTCCTACGCCTACAGCGGTTCTCCGCGGGTGTCGGAAACCCAGCGTCACCATATCTTCGCGGTGGCCGCCGAACTCGGCTATACCGGGCCGAACATCGCCGGGAGCTTCCTGCGCTCGGGCCGGATCGGCGCGGTCGGCGTGCTGGTGCCCGGCCCGCTGGCCAACGCCGTCGAGGATCCGTCGACCGCCCTGCTGCTCAAGGGGATTGTCGAGGTGGGCGAGCTCGCCGATGTGGCGTTGACGTTGCTGCCCGTTGCGCGTCCGGATGCGCCCGAACCGACGGCACGCCCGGCGACACCGGCGGTGCTGCGCGGCCTGGTCGACGGGGTCGTCATGCATTGTCTGCCCAACGACCACGAGGTGGTCCAGGCGATCCGGTCCCGCGGGCTGCCCGCGGTGGCCATCGATTCCCCGCGCCTGCCGCATCTGCCGTACGTCACGGCCGACCATCGCCAAGGCGGCACCGATCAGATGAATCACGTTCTCACTCAAGGGCATCGGCGCATCGCGGTGCTCACCGACCGCATCGGTGGCCGGCACTTCCCCGGCTGCCGCTCGCTGGCGCAGGTGCCGATGGTGGCCGAGACGTACCTGGCCGAGCGCTTCACCGGTTATCGCGATGCGTTGCTCGCGCACGCCGTCGACGCCGCCGCCGTGACGGTCATCGAGGCCCCCGATATCGACATGGCCAGCGGCATGGCCGCCGCGGCCGAGCTGATCGCCTGCGCCCGGCCGACGGCCGTGGTGACGACCTCGGATGTGCACGCCGCCGCGGTTCTGAAAGTGCTTCGCGGACTGGGCATCGCGGTGCCGCGGGAGGTCTCGGTCATCGGGTTCGACGACGCCCCGATCGCCGATCTGCTGGGACTCACGACCATCCGGCAACCGCTCGAAGACAAGGGACGCACGGCGGCCCAGATGCTGCTGGACGTCATCGCCGGCCACCAGCGCCGGCGGTCGGTCAAACCGGTCGAGCTGGTCGTCCGGAACACCACGGGACCCGTGGTCGGCTGA
- a CDS encoding mycofactocin-coupled SDR family oxidoreductase codes for MGQLDGKVAFITGLARGQGRSHALTLAREGAAIIGLDLCGKPSTTAYPGTTESDLQETVRQVEELGGQIFVDIADTRDYAQVKDVFDRGIEQFGRVDIVVPNAGICSGAKTWEIDPEDWREMVDINLNGVFHTVKAAIPTMIAQNQGGSIVFIGSTEALKGAENISSYAAAKHGVTGLMTSLARELGQYNIRVNSVNPTCVDTDMINNDFVYGLFRPDLDKPTREDVIDTFAGTHILPVPWMQPQDVSNAILYLVTEPGRYITATPLVIDAGFIVKS; via the coding sequence ATGGGACAACTCGACGGCAAGGTCGCCTTCATCACCGGGCTCGCCCGCGGTCAGGGACGATCGCACGCGCTCACCCTGGCCAGGGAGGGCGCCGCCATCATCGGTCTCGACCTGTGCGGCAAACCCAGCACCACCGCCTACCCGGGCACCACGGAATCCGACCTCCAGGAAACTGTGCGCCAGGTCGAGGAACTCGGCGGCCAGATCTTCGTCGACATCGCCGACACCCGGGACTACGCACAGGTGAAGGATGTATTCGACCGTGGCATCGAGCAATTCGGCCGGGTGGACATCGTGGTACCCAACGCCGGCATCTGTTCGGGCGCCAAGACCTGGGAGATCGATCCCGAGGACTGGCGCGAGATGGTGGACATCAACCTCAACGGCGTGTTCCACACCGTCAAGGCCGCAATTCCCACCATGATCGCCCAGAACCAGGGTGGCTCAATCGTATTCATCGGGTCGACCGAGGCACTCAAGGGAGCCGAGAACATCTCGTCGTACGCGGCCGCCAAGCACGGTGTCACGGGTTTGATGACCTCGCTGGCGCGCGAACTCGGTCAGTACAACATCCGGGTCAACTCGGTGAACCCAACCTGCGTGGACACCGACATGATCAACAACGACTTCGTGTACGGGCTGTTCCGTCCCGACCTGGACAAGCCCACCCGCGAGGACGTGATCGACACCTTCGCCGGCACCCATATCCTGCCGGTGCCGTGGATGCAGCCACAGGACGTCAGCAACGCCATCCTCTACCTGGTCACCGAACCGGGCCGCTACATCACCGCCACTCCCCTGGTCATCGACGCCGGTTTCATCGTCAAGTCCTGA
- a CDS encoding LLM class flavin-dependent oxidoreductase yields MGSDAANIRLGIVYRPQIAPEHLAAAARAADRAGVDEMWLWEDCFLAGGISAAAIALSHSENLTVGVGVLPVPMRNVAATAMEVATLARAFPGRVRIGLGHGVQEWMGQIGARVDSPMTLLREYLTCLTALLRGERVTFHGRYVNLDEVALDWPPPPGTEVLAAAMGPKTLRLSGELAAGTVLSGGTTPDGVRAATAHIRAGGERRTEPAAHSVVTYVLCATGPTAQADLDAEIRLWELDPNQDVGLAGDADEVAAGIGRWVAAGVDTVVLQPGAEVDVQEFAGFVGRDVRAALAR; encoded by the coding sequence ATGGGCTCCGACGCCGCAAACATCCGGTTGGGAATCGTCTACCGGCCGCAGATCGCTCCGGAGCATCTGGCGGCCGCGGCTCGTGCGGCAGACCGGGCCGGCGTCGACGAAATGTGGCTGTGGGAGGACTGTTTCCTGGCGGGAGGCATCTCCGCTGCGGCGATTGCGTTGTCGCACAGCGAGAATTTGACCGTCGGAGTCGGTGTGTTGCCGGTCCCGATGCGCAATGTGGCGGCGACCGCCATGGAGGTCGCGACGCTGGCGCGGGCATTCCCCGGCCGCGTCCGGATCGGCCTGGGGCACGGTGTGCAGGAGTGGATGGGCCAGATCGGGGCGCGCGTGGATTCGCCGATGACGCTGCTGCGCGAATATCTGACGTGCCTGACCGCGCTCCTGCGGGGCGAACGGGTGACCTTTCACGGACGCTACGTCAACCTCGACGAGGTCGCGCTGGACTGGCCACCGCCCCCGGGTACCGAGGTGCTGGCCGCGGCGATGGGCCCGAAGACGCTGCGGTTGAGCGGCGAGCTGGCGGCAGGCACGGTGCTGTCCGGCGGCACCACACCCGACGGCGTGCGCGCCGCGACGGCCCACATCCGGGCCGGCGGTGAGCGGCGCACCGAGCCGGCCGCGCATTCGGTGGTCACCTACGTGCTGTGCGCCACCGGGCCGACCGCACAGGCGGACCTGGACGCCGAGATACGGCTCTGGGAGCTCGACCCGAACCAGGATGTCGGCCTGGCCGGCGATGCCGACGAGGTGGCGGCGGGCATCGGCCGGTGGGTCGCCGCCGGGGTGGACACGGTGGTGCTGCAACCGGGCGCCGAGGTGGACGTGCAGGAGTTCGCCGGGTTTGTCGGGCGCGATGTGCGGGCGGCGCTGGCGCGCTGA
- a CDS encoding TetR/AcrR family transcriptional regulator: protein MSSARDRILDAYEELLAVEGERYATLDAVAAKAGVSKGGLLYHFPAKEELSNALCERLLALAAVDVERMRSADEGPARYYVRTSRYEGTPLDRVLVAVSRLQQAGNARARAAIEEASGNWLAVLHGALGDLALARAIKLIGDGRYYSALSRAVAGKPVPSTGDDELLAVIDRIVDIGRSP, encoded by the coding sequence ATGAGCTCGGCACGCGACCGCATCCTCGACGCGTATGAGGAATTGCTCGCCGTCGAGGGCGAGCGTTACGCCACCCTCGATGCTGTCGCAGCCAAAGCCGGTGTGTCCAAAGGCGGCCTTTTGTACCACTTCCCCGCGAAAGAGGAGCTCAGCAACGCGTTGTGCGAGCGGCTGCTCGCCCTCGCCGCCGTGGACGTCGAACGGATGCGCAGCGCCGACGAGGGCCCCGCGCGGTACTACGTCCGCACCTCGCGCTACGAGGGCACGCCACTGGACCGGGTACTGGTCGCGGTGTCACGGTTGCAGCAGGCCGGCAACGCGCGCGCCCGTGCGGCCATCGAGGAGGCGTCCGGTAACTGGCTGGCCGTCCTGCACGGCGCGTTGGGCGACCTGGCCCTGGCGCGGGCCATCAAGCTCATCGGCGACGGCCGGTATTACAGCGCATTGTCCCGAGCCGTCGCAGGCAAGCCGGTGCCCTCCACCGGCGATGACGAACTGCTCGCCGTCATCGACCGGATCGTCGACATCGGCCGGTCCCCGTAG
- a CDS encoding MFS transporter, producing MKVYAGLLRVPGVLTLVASQTFARLPLGMLSLAVLLHVQEKTGSYALAGAVVACVSIGEALAMPLTARIAGKVGRATTLMAAAAVNGGALVALAVAGSAPVMLLLSGLAIGASVPPLAPVVRALYPYIVSGPGLRALFALDTTAQEVCWVVGPLAATVLASALSTALPLVVAGAVTVVGTAWFLYSARHVRPAPRHSGAAFGRVLGNGAVALAIAASLPLIASFTALEVGVVARYGTSSAMTGAAIAVASLGSLVGGIMFGHRRFGVRGLVAALATVAVGTALFGVVGQHGLQLAVLFASGLGFAPALATLYLMVSRAVDEHASAEAFGWLNSGNLAGGAIGTATGGVVTDTHGFTGAVVVSVVLAAVAALSPLVARAAGPVRGLGDAPADLVGACHGGAEATGSADEHRTGSGRRWTS from the coding sequence GTGAAGGTCTATGCAGGGCTGCTCCGCGTCCCGGGTGTGCTGACGCTGGTGGCGTCGCAGACCTTCGCGCGGCTGCCGCTGGGCATGCTGTCCCTGGCCGTCCTGCTGCATGTGCAGGAGAAGACCGGCTCGTACGCCCTCGCCGGTGCCGTGGTGGCGTGCGTCAGCATCGGTGAGGCACTCGCGATGCCACTGACCGCGCGGATAGCCGGCAAGGTCGGCCGCGCAACGACGTTGATGGCGGCCGCCGCGGTGAACGGCGGTGCGCTGGTGGCCCTTGCGGTCGCGGGTTCGGCACCGGTGATGCTGCTGCTGTCGGGTCTGGCGATCGGCGCCTCGGTGCCCCCGCTGGCGCCGGTGGTCCGCGCGCTGTACCCCTACATCGTGTCCGGCCCGGGCCTGCGGGCGTTGTTCGCGCTCGACACCACGGCGCAGGAGGTGTGCTGGGTGGTCGGACCGCTGGCCGCCACCGTGCTGGCCTCGGCTCTGTCGACCGCCCTGCCCTTGGTGGTCGCCGGGGCTGTCACGGTGGTGGGCACCGCGTGGTTCCTGTACAGCGCCCGCCATGTGCGGCCGGCGCCGCGGCACAGCGGTGCGGCCTTCGGCCGGGTGCTGGGCAATGGCGCCGTCGCGCTGGCCATCGCGGCCAGCCTGCCGCTGATCGCGTCCTTCACCGCGCTGGAGGTCGGCGTGGTTGCGCGTTACGGCACGAGCAGCGCCATGACCGGTGCCGCGATCGCCGTGGCCAGCCTCGGCTCGCTGGTCGGCGGAATCATGTTCGGGCACCGCCGATTCGGGGTGCGTGGCCTGGTCGCCGCGTTGGCGACCGTCGCCGTCGGGACCGCGCTGTTCGGCGTGGTCGGGCAGCACGGGCTGCAGCTGGCGGTGCTGTTCGCCTCCGGCCTGGGTTTCGCGCCGGCCCTGGCCACCCTGTATCTGATGGTGTCGCGCGCCGTCGACGAGCACGCCTCTGCCGAGGCGTTCGGCTGGCTCAACAGCGGGAACCTCGCCGGCGGAGCGATCGGCACGGCAACCGGGGGCGTGGTGACCGACACCCACGGCTTCACCGGCGCCGTCGTCGTGTCCGTGGTCCTGGCGGCCGTCGCCGCGCTCAGCCCGCTGGTCGCCAGGGCCGCGGGCCCGGTGCGGGGCTTGGGCGATGCGCCGGCCGACCTGGTGGGTGCTTGCCACGGCGGCGCCGAGGCTACAGGATCAGCCGATGAGCACCGCACCGGTAGCGGCCGCCGCTGGACTTCGTGA
- a CDS encoding alpha/beta fold hydrolase, protein MSTGLDAAVVGSGIEPPVEPKVRRAFGLLERIAPAWGARWAIELWCTPPTMELSQRMPPGVPQSRPLEARWDGHRVRGEIWGDGPPVYLVHGWGGCRAHMGVFVKPLVAAGYRVIAFDLPSHNESEPGALAPGRTTILECAEAVGAVVRTYGAAHGIIGHSLGAKAAALAVARGTRAERLVFLAPMGDFSLYLDLFADRHGFGPRIRSRLHRRLDERLGMPLFDTDISAMAARPDNPPLLLLHDPDDRDSPYQTSSAIAAAWPDARLVTTTGLGRLAHYRILRHRPALNAAVEFVTEA, encoded by the coding sequence GTGAGCACCGGACTCGACGCGGCGGTCGTCGGCTCGGGGATCGAACCGCCCGTCGAGCCGAAGGTCCGTCGCGCCTTCGGACTGCTGGAGCGGATCGCGCCGGCCTGGGGCGCCCGGTGGGCTATCGAGCTGTGGTGCACGCCACCCACGATGGAGTTGAGCCAGCGCATGCCGCCGGGTGTGCCGCAAAGCCGGCCGCTGGAGGCCCGATGGGACGGACATCGCGTCCGCGGTGAGATCTGGGGCGACGGCCCGCCGGTGTACCTGGTGCACGGCTGGGGTGGCTGCCGCGCGCACATGGGTGTCTTCGTCAAACCGCTCGTCGCGGCCGGATACCGCGTCATCGCCTTCGACCTGCCCAGCCACAACGAATCCGAACCGGGCGCGCTGGCTCCCGGGCGCACCACCATCCTGGAGTGTGCCGAGGCCGTCGGCGCGGTCGTGCGCACGTACGGCGCCGCCCACGGCATCATCGGGCACTCGTTGGGCGCCAAGGCCGCAGCGCTGGCGGTGGCCCGCGGGACCCGCGCCGAACGCCTGGTGTTCCTCGCCCCGATGGGCGATTTCTCGCTGTATCTCGACCTTTTCGCCGATCGCCACGGTTTCGGCCCGCGGATCCGGAGTCGCCTGCACCGCCGCCTCGACGAGCGCCTCGGCATGCCGCTGTTCGACACCGACATCTCGGCCATGGCGGCCCGGCCCGACAATCCGCCGCTACTGCTCCTGCACGATCCCGACGACCGCGACAGTCCCTACCAGACCAGCAGTGCCATCGCGGCGGCCTGGCCGGACGCGCGGCTGGTCACCACGACGGGCCTGGGCCGGCTGGCCCACTACCGCATCCTGCGGCACCGCCCGGCGCTGAACGCCGCCGTCGAGTTCGTCACCGAGGCGTGA
- the aceA gene encoding isocitrate lyase ICL2, producing the protein MTAIENNVTSTSAFDDDVAATQAYFDSGRFEGITRLYSARQVAEQRGTIPSDYPVAREAATAFYPLLRELFAQKKSITTFGPYSPGQAVVMKRMGIKGIYLGGWATSAKGSISEDPGPDLASYPLSQVPDEAAGLVRALLTADRNQQYLRLQMTEEQRAATPPVDYRPFIIADADTGHGGDPHVRNLIRRFVEAGVPGYHIEDQRPGTKKCGHQGGKVLVPSDEQIKRLNTARFQLDIMRVPGIIVARTDAEAANLIDSRADERDQPFLLGATNLRIPSYKSCFLAMTRRFFDLGVTELNGHKLYALPDGEYATAEAWLDQHGILRLVADAAASWKDNPRQSLDKLFDGVESAFVDAWQDDAGLQTYGDAVADLLEFREREGEPPATSAKEWRKFAKTASLYSAREKAKELGADVAWDPERVKTPEGYFQIRGGIPYAIAKSLAAAPFADILWMETKTADLADAREFATAVHAVYPDKMLAYNLSPSFNWDTTGMTDDEMRAFPEELGKMGFVFNFMTYGGHQIDGVAAEEFATALRQDGMLALARLQRKMRLVESPYRTPQTLVGGPRSDAALAASSGRTATTKSMGKGSTQHQHLVQTEVPKKLLEEWLALWGEHYQLGETLRVQLRPRRAGSDVLELGIYGDGDDKLADVVVDPIKDRHGRNILTVRDQNTYAEKLRKKRLMDVIHLWLIHRFKPEIVYYVTPTDDNVYQTEKMKKHGIFSNVYQEVGEIIVADVNQPRIDELLTADRVALGKLIRKED; encoded by the coding sequence ATGACCGCGATCGAAAACAACGTCACTTCCACCTCGGCTTTCGACGACGACGTCGCGGCCACCCAGGCTTATTTCGACAGCGGACGGTTCGAGGGCATCACCCGGCTGTACTCGGCCCGGCAGGTCGCCGAGCAACGCGGCACGATCCCCTCGGACTACCCCGTGGCGCGGGAGGCGGCCACCGCGTTCTACCCGCTGCTGCGCGAGCTGTTCGCGCAGAAGAAGAGCATCACCACCTTCGGCCCCTATTCGCCCGGCCAGGCGGTGGTGATGAAGCGGATGGGCATCAAGGGCATCTACCTGGGCGGCTGGGCGACCTCGGCCAAGGGCTCCATCAGTGAGGATCCCGGTCCGGACCTGGCCAGCTATCCGCTGAGTCAGGTGCCGGACGAGGCGGCGGGCCTGGTGCGCGCGCTGCTGACCGCCGACCGCAACCAGCAGTACCTGCGGCTGCAGATGACGGAGGAGCAACGGGCCGCGACCCCGCCGGTGGACTACCGGCCGTTCATCATCGCCGACGCCGACACCGGCCACGGCGGTGATCCGCACGTGCGCAATCTGATCCGGCGCTTCGTCGAGGCCGGTGTGCCGGGCTACCACATCGAGGACCAGCGTCCGGGCACCAAGAAATGCGGTCACCAGGGCGGCAAGGTGCTGGTGCCGTCCGACGAGCAGATCAAGCGGCTCAACACCGCCCGGTTCCAGCTCGACATCATGCGGGTGCCCGGCATCATCGTGGCCCGCACCGACGCCGAGGCGGCCAACCTGATCGACAGCCGCGCCGACGAGCGGGACCAGCCCTTCCTGCTGGGTGCCACCAATCTGCGCATCCCGTCCTACAAGTCCTGTTTCCTGGCGATGACGCGGCGGTTCTTCGACCTGGGTGTCACCGAGCTCAACGGGCACAAGCTGTATGCGCTGCCCGACGGCGAGTACGCCACGGCCGAGGCCTGGCTGGACCAGCACGGGATCCTGCGGTTGGTGGCCGATGCCGCGGCATCGTGGAAGGACAACCCCCGGCAGTCGCTGGACAAGCTGTTCGACGGGGTCGAGTCCGCGTTCGTCGACGCCTGGCAGGACGACGCCGGGTTGCAGACCTACGGTGACGCGGTCGCCGACCTGCTGGAGTTCCGCGAGCGTGAGGGCGAGCCGCCGGCCACCAGTGCCAAGGAATGGCGCAAGTTCGCCAAGACCGCGTCGTTGTACTCGGCCCGGGAGAAGGCCAAGGAACTGGGCGCCGACGTCGCGTGGGACCCGGAACGGGTGAAGACGCCGGAGGGATATTTCCAGATCCGGGGTGGCATCCCGTACGCGATCGCCAAGTCGCTGGCCGCCGCCCCGTTCGCCGACATCCTGTGGATGGAGACCAAGACCGCCGACCTGGCCGATGCCCGCGAGTTCGCCACCGCCGTCCATGCGGTGTATCCGGACAAGATGCTGGCCTACAACCTCTCGCCGTCGTTCAACTGGGACACCACCGGCATGACCGATGACGAAATGCGGGCCTTCCCCGAGGAACTCGGCAAGATGGGGTTCGTCTTCAACTTCATGACCTACGGCGGCCACCAGATCGACGGTGTGGCCGCCGAAGAGTTCGCGACGGCGTTGCGCCAGGACGGCATGCTGGCGCTGGCCCGGTTGCAGCGCAAGATGCGACTGGTCGAATCTCCTTACCGCACACCGCAGACACTGGTCGGCGGCCCGCGCAGCGATGCCGCGCTGGCCGCGTCGTCGGGACGCACGGCCACCACCAAATCGATGGGTAAGGGTTCCACCCAGCATCAGCATCTGGTGCAGACAGAGGTGCCCAAGAAGCTGTTGGAGGAATGGCTGGCGCTGTGGGGCGAGCACTATCAGCTCGGCGAGACGCTGCGCGTGCAGTTGCGCCCGCGCCGGGCCGGGTCCGATGTGCTGGAGCTCGGCATCTACGGCGACGGCGACGACAAGCTGGCCGACGTCGTGGTCGACCCGATCAAGGATCGGCACGGCCGCAACATCCTGACCGTCCGCGACCAGAACACCTACGCCGAGAAGCTGCGCAAGAAGCGCCTGATGGATGTCATCCACCTGTGGCTGATCCACCGGTTCAAGCCGGAGATCGTCTACTACGTGACGCCCACCGACGACAACGTGTACCAGACCGAGAAGATGAAGAAGCACGGCATCTTCAGCAACGTCTATCAGGAGGTCGGCGAGATCATCGTCGCCGATGTCAACCAGCCCAGGATCGACGAATTACTGACCGCCGACCGGGTGGCGCTGGGCAAGCTGATCCGCAAGGAGGACTGA
- a CDS encoding anti-sigma factor family protein, which translates to MTDDAMDCHELVELVTAYLDGALDLDTRARFDAHLLDCDGCENYLQQLRGTIDTLDTLGKADPETLDPAFRDKLLAAFRDWR; encoded by the coding sequence ATGACAGACGACGCGATGGACTGCCATGAGCTCGTCGAGCTCGTCACCGCGTATCTCGACGGCGCACTCGATCTGGACACCCGTGCGCGTTTCGACGCCCATCTGCTCGACTGTGACGGCTGCGAGAATTATCTGCAGCAGTTGCGTGGCACCATCGACACGCTGGACACGCTCGGCAAGGCGGACCCGGAAACCCTGGACCCCGCTTTCCGGGACAAGCTGCTGGCCGCGTTCCGCGATTGGCGGTGA
- a CDS encoding RNA polymerase sigma factor, with the protein MTTSAPEEAALVAALRGGDEAAFAHLVDRHTPAMLRVARGYVPNREIAEEVVQETWIALVKGIDGFEGRSSLRTWLFTVLVNTAKSRGLRERRDADVAVLAFAGPTVDPARFRAAGERWPGHWRDDAAPLPFPDTPEGSVLATELLAVTRRELDKLPARQREVVTLRDVLGMDSTEVCELLDITVANQRVLLHRGRAAVRQALEDYLKEAS; encoded by the coding sequence GTGACCACATCGGCCCCGGAGGAAGCCGCCCTCGTCGCTGCCCTGCGCGGCGGCGACGAGGCGGCCTTCGCCCATCTCGTCGACCGGCACACCCCGGCGATGCTGCGCGTCGCCCGTGGCTATGTGCCCAACCGCGAGATCGCCGAGGAGGTGGTCCAGGAGACCTGGATCGCGCTGGTGAAGGGCATCGACGGATTCGAGGGCCGATCGTCGCTGCGCACCTGGCTCTTCACGGTGCTGGTGAACACCGCCAAATCGCGGGGACTGCGGGAGCGTCGCGACGCCGATGTCGCCGTCCTGGCCTTCGCCGGCCCGACGGTGGATCCTGCCCGGTTCCGCGCCGCCGGCGAGCGCTGGCCCGGTCACTGGCGCGACGATGCCGCGCCGCTGCCGTTTCCGGACACCCCCGAGGGCTCGGTGCTGGCCACCGAACTGCTGGCGGTGACCCGCCGCGAACTGGACAAATTGCCGGCTCGTCAGCGCGAGGTGGTCACACTGCGCGATGTGCTGGGCATGGACAGTACCGAGGTGTGCGAGCTGCTCGACATCACCGTCGCCAATCAACGGGTGCTGCTGCACCGGGGCCGGGCCGCCGTCCGACAAGCACTCGAGGACTATCTGAAGGAGGCGTCATGA